In one window of Macrobrachium rosenbergii isolate ZJJX-2024 chromosome 11, ASM4041242v1, whole genome shotgun sequence DNA:
- the LSm3 gene encoding U6 snRNA-associated Sm-like protein LSm3 — MAEDGEATAGTMAVEEPLDLIRLSLDERIYVKMRNERELRGRLHAYDQHLNMILGDVEETVTSVEVDDETFEEVYKTTRRNIPMLFVRGDGVILVAPPMRGGGI; from the exons ATGGCAGAGGATGGAGAAGCAACTGCTGGAACTATGGCTGTGGAAGAGCCATTAGACCTTATCCGCTTATCACTCGATGAAAGAATTTATGTCAAAATGCGTAATGAACGTGAACTTAGAGGCAGACTTCATGCATACGATCAGCATTTGAACATGATATTGGGCGATGTAGAGGAAACTGTAACGTCTGTTgag GTTGATGATGAGACTTTTGAAGAAGTGTATAAGACAACAAGGAGAAACATCCCAATGTTGTTTGTACGTGGGGATGGAGTGATTCTGGTTGCCCCGCCAATGAGGGGCGGTGGTATATAg
- the Chrac-16 gene encoding chromatin accessibility complex protein 1: MAAQVSSPPCALMEIHWEEHAQPIHSECVRLEAEMASSHEKSPDHLTAASPRAGRSADLILPTHRVKMIMKSCPDVETVPQESLHLITRATELFVQYLTVESLKQSPSKGRVDYEALSEVVDSLDQLDFLKEAIPKKITWAKARKLIDENSEKFENLI; encoded by the exons ATGGCTGCTCAGGTTAGCTCTCCTCCTTGTGCCCTTATGGAGATACACTGGGAGGAGCATGCACAACCCATTCACTCTGAGTGTGTGAG GTTAGAAGCAGAAATGGCATCTTCACATGAAAAATCTCCAGACCATCTGACAGCAGCGTCACCCCGTGCAGGACGTTCTGCCGATTTAATCCTGCCAACACATCGTGTGAAAATGATCATGAAAAGTTGTCCTGATGTTGAAACAGTTCCCCAGGAAAGCTTGCACCTCATTACCCGGGCAACCGAGTTATTTGTGCAGTATCTCACAGTGGAGTCACTTAAGCAGTCCCCTAGTAAAGGCCGTGTTGACTATGAGGCTTTATCAGAAGTAGTTGACTCCTTGGACCAGCTTGACTTTTTAAAAGAAGCAATACCCAAAAAAATAACTTGGGCTAAGGCCCGAAAGCTAAttgatgaaaatagtgaaaaatttgagaatttaATATAG